One genomic segment of Hevea brasiliensis isolate MT/VB/25A 57/8 chromosome 3, ASM3005281v1, whole genome shotgun sequence includes these proteins:
- the LOC110659170 gene encoding pectin acetylesterase 5 — translation MANPRLRSLLWWRKWAKKDWAIAAVGFTIFISALNFLFDSRTNDLDISTAEDLVDLTLLQNAKDRGAFCLDGSSPGYHFQEGFGSGSRNWLLHIEGGGWCNTIESCLHRKTTPLGSSKYMQRQIPFAGLMSRNPSQNPDFFNWNKVYIRYCDGASFAGHTESELKNVTNLYFSGQLIWESVMDELLSIGLSNANQALLSGCSAGGLATLIHCDNFRDLMPKDATVKCLADAGFFLDEKDILGNYTMRSFYHDVVHLQGVSKSLPKDCTSRMDSSKCLFPQEIIKGIRTPLFLVNPAYDYWQIQHILVPDGSDAHGHWQKCRMNLQYCNPSQIEKLQDFRSSLLNALSDFQQNKEGGMFINSCFIHCQTWMANTWHSPTSPKINNKTIAEAVGDWYFNRRVVNEVDCPYPCNPTCYNMEFA, via the exons ATGGCGAACCCTAGGCTTCGCTCCTTGTTATGGTGGAGAAAGTGGGCCAAGAAAGATTGGGCGATTGCAGCCGTCGGATTCACCATTTTCATCTCCGCTCTTAATTTTCTTTTCGATTCACGAACCAACGATCTCGATATCAGCACTGCCGAAGATCTCGTTGACTTAACCTTACTGCAAAATGCCAAAGATAGAGGCGCTT TTTGCTTAGATGGGAGTTCGCCTGGTTACCATTTCCAGGAGGGATTTGGATCTGGTTCTAGAAATTGGCTATTGCACATTGAG GGTGGAGGGTGGTGCAATACCATAGAGTCATGTTTGCATCGAAAAACGACACCGTTAGGATCCTCCAAGTACATGCAACGCCAGATTCCTTTTGCCGGATTAATGAGCCGGAACCCATCTCAGAATCCTG ATTTCTTCAACTGGAACAAAGTCTATATACGTTACTGTGATGGTGCATCTTTTGCTGGCCATACTGAAAGTGAGTTGAAG AATGTCACAAATCTTTACTTCAGTGGCCAGCTCATTTGGGAATCTGTTATGGATGAACTTTTATCAATAGGGTTGTCCAATGCCAATCAG GCTCTTCTGTCAGGATGCTCTGCTGGAGGATTGGCAACTCTTATTCATTGTGATAACTTTCGAGATCTTATGCCTAAGGATGCTACTGTAAAATGCCTTGCTGATGCAGGATTTTTCCTTGATGA GAAAGATATTCTTGGAAACTACACCATGAGATCTTTCTACCATGATGTTGTCCACCTTCAG GGTGTTTCTAAAAGTTTGCCCAAGGACTGTACTTCAAGAATGGACTCATCCAAG TGTCTTTTTCCTCAAGAAATTATTAAAGGCATAAGAACGCCACTATTCCTAGTCAACCCAGCTTATGATTATTGGCAG ATACAACACATCTTGGTACCAGATGGATCAGATGCTCACGGCCATTGGCAAAAGTGCAGAATGAACCTTCAGTATTGTAATCCTAGTCAGATTGAGAAATTACAAG ATTTCCGTAGTTCTCTGCTGAATGCACTGAGTGATTTCCAGCAAAACAAGGAAGGGGGGATGTTCATAAATTCTTGCTTTATTCATTGCCAAACATGGATGGCTAACACATGGCATTCACCTACTTCTCCGAAAATCAACAATAAG ACCATTGCAGAGGCCGTAGGTGACTGGTACTTCAACCGTAGAGTGGTGAACGAAGTTGACTGCCCTTATCCGTGCAACCCCACTTGCTATAACATGGAATTTGCTTGA
- the LOC110659171 gene encoding probable protein phosphatase 2C 23: MGNGVAKVSHCCAAAGDISNRHDIAVYVGDHLHKGLGHSFCYIQSDPARLSNPKIHSEETTTFFSISGASVSANTSTSLSDACLYSSSLDEASSFESSDSFASVPLQPVPRGQLQSGSAMLVPGSSPIERGFLSGPIERGFLSGPIERGFVSAPIDRGLYSGLMEKEKERENGGKLQRSLSHGGIGIDDVQVKTKKQSLIKTLKRAISNTISRGKKSIMAPIKGVKESVSAGTGENLSGSSANFSAQASSNNDVDDDSLFSMESQNLQWAQGKAGEDRVHIVISEEHGWVFVGIYDGFNGPDAPDYLLSNLYTNVNEELKGLLWMDKFESTSKTEETKEASPSIDKENHPFSTRDEDFDLNHYLKRTQGKNSRHRSKGVAKRWEESQRRWRCEWDRERMELDRKLKEKLNCKGSNSNGVNHFDVLNALSQALKKTEESFFEIADKMAAEKPELSLMGSCVLVMLMKGEDVYLMNVGDSRAVLAQKCETDLGIGKVNQDLEIINEESMRDLEVFDGDELYRLSSLSYLQLTMDHSTYVHKEVQRIKKEHPDDPCAVMNERVKGYLKVTRAFGVGFLKQPKWNDLLLEMFQIDYIGNSPYITCHPSLYHHKLSSRDRFLILSSDGLYQYFTNEEAVSEVELFISAFPEGDPAQHLIEEVLFRAAKRAGIDFHELLAIPQGDRRRYHDDVSVIIISLEGRIWRSSL; encoded by the exons ATGGGTAACGGCGTTGCCAAAGTTAGCCACTGTTGTGCTGCTGCAGGGGACATCTCCAATCGGCATGACATCGCCGTTTATGTCGGCGACCACCTCCACAAGGGACTGGGTCATTCCTTCTGTTATATACAGTCCGACCCAGCTCGCTTATCCAACCCAAAAATCCACTCCGAGGAAACGACAACGTTTTTCTCTATCTCCGGTGCCTCTGTAAGCGCTAATACTTCAACGTCTCTCAGCGATGCTTGTCTCTACAGCTCTAGTTTGGATGAGGCCTCCTCTTTTGAAAGCTCCGATTCTTTCGCTTCCGTCCCTCTTCAGCCCGTCCCTCGTGGGCAGCTTCAATCCGGCTCTGCTATGCTCGTACCGGGTTCGAGTCCAATTGAACGAGGGTTTTTATCGGGTCCCATCGAGCGTGGGTTTCTTTCGGGACCCATTGAACGTGGGTTTGTGTCGGCACCTATTGATCGGGGCTTATATTCCGGTCTGatggagaaagaaaaagaaagggaaaacGGCGGCAAGTTACAGAGGAGTTTATCTCATGGGGGTATTGGTATTGATGATGTCCAAGTTAAAACCAAGAAGCAAAGCTTGATAAAGACTTTAAAGAGAGCAATATCGAACACCATCTCTCGAGGGAAAAAATCTATAATGGCACCGATCAAAGGTGTTAAAGAATCAGTTTCAGCTGGAACTGGCGAAAACTTGAGCGGTAGCAGTGCTAATTTCAGTGCCCAGGCGAGCTCCAATAATGATGTTGATGATGATAGTTTGTTTTCAATGGAAAGCCAGAATCTGCAATGGGCACAAGGGAAAGCAGGTGAGGATCGAGTTCATATTGTAATATCAGAGGAACATGGATGGGTTTTTGTGGGAATTTATGATGGCTTTAATGGCCCTGATGCTCCTGATTATTTGCTTTCCAATCTCTATACTAATGTCAATGAGGAGCTCAAAGGATTGTTATGGATGGACAAGTTTGaatccacttcaaaaacagaggaaACAAAGGAGGCATCACCTTCGATTGACAAGGAAAATCATCCATTTAGCACTAGAGATGAGGATTTCGACTTAAATCATTACTTGAAGAGAACCCAGGGAAAGAATTCGAGGCATAGGAGTAAAGGCGTAGCAAAAAGATGGGAGGAGAGCCAGAGGAGGTGGAGGTGTGAATGGGACAGAGAAAGAATGGAACTTGATAGGAAATTAAAAGAGAAACTGAATTGTAAAGGGTCCAACTCTAATGGGGTTAACCATTTCGATGTTTTGAACGCACTTTCCCAGGCATTGAAGAAGACTGAGGAGTCCTTCTTTGAAATTGCTGATAAGATGGCAGCAGAGAAACCTGAGTTATCTTTGATGGGTTCTTGTGTTTTGGTGATGTTGATGAAAGGAGAAGATGTTTACTTGATGAATGTTGGAGATAGCCGAGCTGTTTTGGCACAGAAATGTGAAACAGATCTTGGAATAGGGAAAGTAAACCAGGATTTGGAAATCATCAATGAGGAAAGTATGCGTGATCTCGAAGTCTTTGATGGTGATGAATTATACAGATTGAGTAGCTTGAGTTACCTTCAGCTTACCATGGATCATAGCACTTACGTGCATAAG GAAGTTCAGAGAATTAAAAAGGAACATCCTGACGATCCTTGTGCAGTAATGAATGAGAGAGTGAAAGGTTACTTGAAGGTTACTAGGGCTTTTGGAGTTGGCTTTCTCAAGCAG CCAAAATGGAATGATTTACTCCTGGAAATGTTTCAAATTGACTACATTGGAAACTCCCCATACATCACATGTCATCCATCACTATATCACCATAAATTAAGCTCAAGAGACAGGTTTCTAATACTGTCATCTGACGGGTTATACCAGTACTTCACCAATGAAGAAGCAGTCTCAGAAGTTGAACTGTTCATTTCTGCATTTCCTGAGGGAGATCCTGCCCAACATCTAATAGAGGAAGTTCTATTTCGTGCAGCCAAAAGAGCTG GTATTGACTTCCATGAGTTGCTTGCCATTCCACAAGGGGATCGGCGCCGGTACCATGATGATGTTTCTGTGATAATTATTTCTTTGGAAGGCAGGATTTGGCGTTCATCTTTGTAA